From one Takifugu rubripes chromosome 14, fTakRub1.2, whole genome shotgun sequence genomic stretch:
- the trmt12 gene encoding tRNA wybutosine-synthesizing protein 2 homolog has protein sequence MDTVPCLRVSQHHAQQFRRLLQSNKCLDLNLRLLKDSANTVLLPILPSCLSQVDLPSLRTMVSSESVCEIVWRQPPLQSKKRSGQAPFHKLEQMLQELVENGGEGWTEELRRDLPHSFQRHGDLILLGDNCFTLPQWNTFDGDLLWASVAKATGAKRLAKMSRISKDGFRSPIVTMLLGEHSWVTHVDNGIRYEFDVTKCMFSAGNITEKLRVSQFDCRGETVVDLYAGIGYFTLPYLVHAKARHVHACEWNPDALRALQKNLVTNRVSERCTIHPGDNRELHLNDIADRVNLGLIPSSEDGWPVACRLLKRTTGGFLHIHQNVTSSVPNTAAVPEDNDVTLRGKTADREAWQAWAHDTANRISCILGGITGAQWMVHIKHIEHVKSYAPHVHHIVLDLECRPRNDHPA, from the exons ATGGACACTGTGCCCTGTCTTCGTGTGTCTCAGCATCATGCACAACAATTCAG gcgACTCTTACAGTCAAACAAATGTCTTGATTTGAATCTACGTTTGTTGAAAGACTCAGCCAATACTGTCCTTCTACCCATTTTACCATCCTGTCTGTCCCAAGTTGATCTTCCATCTCTGAGGACTATGGTGTCTTCAGAAAGTGTCTGTGAAATTGTTTGGCGTCAG CCTCCCCTGCAGTCAAAAAAGAGGAGCGGACAAGCGCCTTTTCATAAGCTAGAGCAAATGCTTCAGGAACTTGTGGAAAACGGTGGTGAAGGATGGAcggaggaactgaggagagaCCTCCCTCACAGCTTCCAGAGGCATGGGGACCTTATCCTGCTTGGGGACAATTGTTTTACCCTTCCACAGTGGAACACATTTG ATGGTGATCTGCTCTGGGCTTCTGTGGCCAAAGCAACTGGTGCAAAGCGTCTGGCAAAGATGAGTCGAATATCAAAGGATGGATTTAGGTCTCCGATAGTGACGATGCTGTTGGGAGAACACAGCTGGGTCACGCATGTCGACAATGGGATTAG GTACGAGTTTGATGTTACCAAATGCATGTTTTCGGCTGGGAATATAACAGAGAAACTCCGTGTCTCTCAGTTTGACTGCAGAGGTGAAACAGTGGTAGATTTGTATGCAG GAATAGGCTACTTTACTCTTCCTTATCTGGTACATGCGAAGGCCCGACACGTTCACGCTTGTGAGTGGAATCCTGATGCTCTCAGAGCGTTACAGAAGAACCTGGTGACCAACAGGGTATCTGAGCGCTGCACCATTCACCCAGGAGACAACAGAGAA cTTCATCTAAATGACATCGCCGACCGTGTCAATCTGGGTCTCATACCGAGCTCCGAGGACGGCTGGCCAGTAGCCTGTCGCCTGCTGAAAAGGACAACCGGTGGCTTTTTACACATTCACCAAAATGTCACCTCCTCAGTCCCAAACACAGCGGCTGTCCCAGAAGACAATGATGTCACTCTGAGAGGGAAGACGGCTGATCGAGAGGCGTGGCAGGCCTGGGCCCATGACACAGCAAATCGCATTTCCTGTATTTTGGGGGGCATCACTGGTGCACAGTGGATGGTGCACATCAAGCACATCGAACACGTGAAGTCGTACGCGCCCCACGTCCACCATATTGTGTTAGACCTGGAATGCAGGCCAAGAAACGATCATCCAGCCTGA